Proteins found in one Hevea brasiliensis isolate MT/VB/25A 57/8 chromosome 18, ASM3005281v1, whole genome shotgun sequence genomic segment:
- the LOC110657201 gene encoding phragmoplastin DRP1E, whose amino-acid sequence MATMVTLIGLVNRIQRVCTVLGDYGESTASSSLPTLWESLPSVVVVGGQSSGKSSVLESIVGRDFLPRGSGIVTRRPLVLQLHKTESGTREHAEFLHLPGKRFTDFSMVRKEIQDETDKMTGKSKQISPVPIHLSIYSPNVVDLTLIDLPGLTKVAVEGQPESIVKDIENMVRSYVEKPNCIILAITPANQDIATSDAIKLSREVDPTGERTFGVLTKLDLMDKGTNATDVLEGRAYSLQHPWVGIVNRSQADINKNVDMIAARRQEREFFATNPDYRHLAGRMGSEYLAKLLSKHLESVIKARIPGIISLVNRSIDELEEELNHLGRPVTVDAGAQLYTILELCRAFDRVFKEHLDGGRPGGDRIYGVFDNQLPSALRKLPLDRHLSLQNIRKLVSEADGYQPHLIAPEHGYRRLIDGAINYFRGPAEASVDAVHFILKELVRRAIGETQELKRFPTLQAEIASAANDALERFREDSKKTTLRLVDMESSYLTVDFFRKLPMEVEKRGNPTATNADRYTEGHFRRIGSNVSSYVLMVSETLRTSIPKAVVYCQVREAKWSLLDHFYTQLGKKEAKQLAQLLDEDPALMERRQKCAKRLELYKSARDEIDLVSWAR is encoded by the exons ATGGCTACCATGGTGACCTTGATCGGCCTCGTTAACAGAATACAGAGAGTATGTACTGTTCTCGGCGACTATGGCGAAAGTACTGCCTCCTCTTCTTTGCCTACTCTCTGGGAGTCTCTTCCTTCTGTTGTTGTCGTCGGCGGCCAa AGTTCTGGAAAGTCATCGGTGTTGGAGAGCATTGTGGGGAgagattttcttccaaggggatcAG GTATTGTGACAAGGCGGCCTTTAGTGTTGCAACTGCACAAGACAGAATCAGGGACACGGGAGCATGCAGAATTTCTTCACTTGCCAGGGAAAAGATTCACAGACTTCT CCATGGTTCGAAAGGAAATTCAAGATGAAACTGATAAAATGACTGGCAAGTCAAAACAGATTTCTCCTGTTCCTATTCATCTCAGTATCTACTCTCCAAATG TTGTCGACTTGACATTGATAGATTTGCCCGGTTTAACAAAGGTTGCAGTAG AGGGACAGCCAGAGAGCATAGTTAAGGACATTGAAAATATGGTTCGTTCATATGTTGAGAAG CCAAATTGCATTATTCTGGCTATAACTCCCGCCAATCAAGATATAGCAACATCTGATGCTATTAAACTCTCTAGGGAAGTTGATCCAACAG GTGAAAGGACATTTGGTGTGTTGACAAAGCTTGACTTGATGGACAAAGGAACAAATGCTACAGAT GTTCTTGAAGGAAGGGCTTATTCACTTCAACATCCTTGGGTTGGAATTGTGAACCGCTCGCAGGCTGATATCAATAAAAATGTAGACATGATAGCTGCTAGGAGACAGGAGCGTGAATTCTTTGCTACTAATCCTGATTATAGGCACTTAGCTGGCAGAATGGGTTCAGAATATCTTGCAAAACTTCTATCCAAG CATTTGGAGTCAGTAATTAAAGCCCGCATTCCAGGCATCATATCTTTAGTGAACAGAAGCATTGATGAACTTGAAGAGGAGTTGAACCATTTAGGTAGACCTGTCACTGTTGATGCTGGG GCCCAGTTATACACTATCCTGGAGTTATGTCGTGCGTTTGACCGGGTATTCAAAGAGCATTTGGATGGAGG GCGACCTGGTGGGGATCGAATTTATGGAGTTTTTGACAACCAGCTCCCATCTGCTTTAAGGAAACTTCCATTGGACCGTCATTTGTCTCTGCAAAATATAAGGAAATTAGTTTCGGAGGCAGATGGATACCAACCTCATTTAATTGCACCAGAGCATGGTTATCGACGGCTCATTGATGGTGCAATTAATTACTTCAGAGGGCCAGCTGAAGCTTCTGTAGATGCT GTTCACTTTATTTTGAAAGAACTTGTAAGGAGGGCAATTGGTGAAACTCAG GAGTTGAAGCGATTTCCAACTCTTCAAGCTGAAATAGCATCTGCTGCCAATGATGCACTGGAGAGATTCCGTGAAGATAGTAAGAAGACAACTCTAAGGTTGGTGGATATGGAATCCTCATACCTGACAGTAGATTTCTTCAGGAAACTGCCCATGGAGGTGGAGAAGCGTGGAAATCCAACTGCCACCAATGCAGATCGATACACAGAGGGCCACTTTCGCAGAATAGGATCGAATGTGTCCTCTTATGTTTTGATGGTGTCTGAGACCCTCAGGACCTCCATTCCCAAGGCTGTGGTTTATTGTCAAGTGAGGGAGGCCAAATGGTCCTTGCTGGATCACTTCTACACCCAATTAGGCAAAAAGGAG GCCAAGCAACTTGCACAATTGCTGGATGAAGATCCTGCATTGATGGAAAGAAGGCAGAAATGTGCCAAAAGACTAGAGTTATACAAGTCTGCAAGAGATGAGATTGATTTGGTATCATGGGCTCGATGA